The genomic segment aagatattaaaagaataagGAGGGACTCCTATGAACATCACGTATTCTGTATGTGATATGGATTATATATTGTGTTCTTACAATGAAGCTAGGGAAAACGTTATTAAAATCATGAGAGAAAATATATTGacagtactgtactgtactgatagaaaaaaatccatgtataagtggatcCGTGCTTTCCTGACCTGtgatgttcaagggtcaactgtgtaacTTACCTAAATGACACAAGATGAAACCAAAAATCTGAATAGCcctgtatttattaaattaaatctgTTCTAAAAAACCATCCCACATCCCACTGCAGGCCCAGATGATTTCACACATTAATTCTATAAATACAATAACGAGAAAAGAGGAGGGTCAGAACTGGGTTATTAAAAAGTCAGCTTTACTACTGAACAGGAATAACGGCCAGGAATCAACATTCTGCAGGTTACAAACACCAGACTGTGAAGAACTAGGAAAGCAGCTCCGAAgacattcatttcttcttccccttcaaaGGCTTGGCAAACAGAGCCGGGTCGATGTGGTCCCTCGCCAGGCCCCTGATGGAGAAGAGCCTGGCCGCGCGCTCCTGCAGGGTGCCCCCACATTTCAGTCCCAGGGCCGTGAGTTCACACTTGAGCCTGTCCAGACCCAGCGCCTCCAGTTCTGCCACGGAACTGAAAGCCAGCAAATCCAGAGTTTGCTGACCAGTATCCTGAGGggggaaaggaaaatattaaaaacagactCCTCCCaatcatgaggggcgcctgggggactcagtcggtgagcgtctgccttctgctcgggtcatgatcctggggtcctgggatcgagccccgtgtcgggctccctgctcggtgggtgAACCACACCCGTTAAGCACTCATGTGGGACATCCACCCCAATTCAGGCATTCAAATGTGATCAACCTGCAGCTTAGAACAGATAAACTATGGAACCAAGGACGCCCCCTGGTGGCAAAACGATACCCATTCCagaatttaaaagggaaaaaccGAAGGACTTTTTGGGGGGCCGAGGCAAGCTTTGCCCTCATCTGTACTTCTGGTTACGAAACAAAGCTTCGCACTCAGCAGCCGATGGCGAAAAGCATGTTTCATGTTGAGGACTTACTGAGGAACTGTGGCCATCAAGCTGCCCTGGCTCTGAGTGTGGACCCCAACCTACTCACTGTGTTTCCTGATGGGCTTCCCTCCAGTCTGGTGGCGGGCGCGCTCCCCCCAGCCTCTCCAGGCGTGGCCTCGGCAGCTCTGTCCCCATCGGCCTCCGCCTCGGGCTCCTGGGCCGGTCCCATCCCCGCAGCCTCCTCTTCTGTGGGCTCTtcgccctctgtccctccctcctcctcctggccgTTCTCTGTTTCCGTGGCCACTGTCCTGTCCACACGGCACTGAGCAGAGATCTGCCCCGACTCGGCACACACGTCTGCGGAGACAGCGCACACCGAGCCCGGCCCTGGGGCCAGCAGTGGCTCCAGGGACTGAGAGGCTGCACTGGCCACGGCCGCCCCCGGGCAGTGGCAGGGACACCCAGCTGCTGGCTCCACACCATCGAGGCCATTGTCTGCAGCATGCGAGCTCATTCCTGAAGTACTAGGAGCTTCTTCCCAGTCATCATCTGAGGTCTCCGAGCTGGACTCCTCCGCTGTCTCCAGTCCTTCCATGCCCAACCTGCCGGGAGCAACGGAAAGGCTTAACACCACGCACGGCTTCTCTGCTGGACAGAGTTACCATTTGTCCAGGGAACAGCCTCTGTCAGGATCAAAGGATCTGCTCGCTTGAGATGGACAGTAGCTAAGTTTCAGAGAAAGATACTCAGAAGTATAAACGGAGGGAAAAAATTCAGTGAGCCTGAAACCAACCACCCCAAAATTCCAGAGGGAATCTTCTTTACAGTTGTgaatctcttttttgtttttaagaatttatttacttatttgagagagagcacaagcagagggaggggcagagggagaagcagactccccgctgagcagggagcccgacgcgggactcgatcccaggaccctgagatcatgacctgagctgaaggcagatgtttaacccactgagccacccaggtgcctctaaataGTTGTGAATCTCttaaaacaaaattgattttaC from the Halichoerus grypus chromosome 7, mHalGry1.hap1.1, whole genome shotgun sequence genome contains:
- the SDE2 gene encoding splicing regulator SDE2 isoform X1 yields the protein MADGAPLVWVRCPGFGCEAVRCASARCSVRDVIHRHCQDRDVPVECFFVKCNGSLVDTSDGVRHGAVYSLEPRLRGGKGGFGSMLRALGAQIEKTTNREACRDLSGRRLRDVNHEKAAVSPARPRMAEWVRQQAEREAGKEQKRLERLQRKLAEPRHCFASPVYQQQCHDMAERLEDSVLRGMQAASSKMVSAEISESRKRPHQSKTDRGASAGKRKCFWLGMEGLETAEESSSETSDDDWEEAPSTSGMSSHAADNGLDGVEPAAGCPCHCPGAAVASAASQSLEPLLAPGPGSVCAVSADVCAESGQISAQCRVDRTVATETENGQEEEGGTEGEEPTEEEAAGMGPAQEPEAEADGDRAAEATPGEAGGSAPATRLEGSPSGNTDTGQQTLDLLAFSSVAELEALGLDRLKCELTALGLKCGGTLQERAARLFSIRGLARDHIDPALFAKPLKGKKK
- the SDE2 gene encoding splicing regulator SDE2 isoform X2; this encodes MADGAPLVWVRCPGFGCEAVRCASARCSVRDVIHRHCQDRDVPVECFFVKCNGSLVDTSDGVRHGAVYSLEPRLRGGKGGFGSMLRALGAQIEKTTNREACRDLSGRRLRDVNHEKAMAEWVRQQAEREAGKEQKRLERLQRKLAEPRHCFASPVYQQQCHDMAERLEDSVLRGMQAASSKMVSAEISESRKRPHQSKTDRGASAGKRKCFWLGMEGLETAEESSSETSDDDWEEAPSTSGMSSHAADNGLDGVEPAAGCPCHCPGAAVASAASQSLEPLLAPGPGSVCAVSADVCAESGQISAQCRVDRTVATETENGQEEEGGTEGEEPTEEEAAGMGPAQEPEAEADGDRAAEATPGEAGGSAPATRLEGSPSGNTDTGQQTLDLLAFSSVAELEALGLDRLKCELTALGLKCGGTLQERAARLFSIRGLARDHIDPALFAKPLKGKKK